A genomic segment from Paenibacillus sp. FSL K6-1096 encodes:
- a CDS encoding extracellular solute-binding protein, with translation MTKKSFTLLLSSLLTLSMLSACGGNNNKEAAKDPGASAGTNTAAATDAAAEPEKPTEIKIMLPLNTTDTPPDTIKNEVEKLTNTKLTYQFFPADTYEEKLNSSFATGSLPQVTYLKNQTTFLQMKEAIKDGQFWEIGPLLSEFPNLNKLKPEILNNTKVDGKLYTLYIGRPLARQGIIYRKDWADKLGLKAPANTDELFAMAKAFTEQDPDGNGKKDTIGVVDRNELVYGAFKTVSSWFGTPNNWAEKDGQLAPEFTFPQYIDTMDFFKKLREGGYMNQDFAATSKTDAVNMFTSGKAGLYIGGSMQDIDSLNKDLIKNVPDAVLDTHSMVAGPDGKFAQWMIPGYNNVVLFPKSAVKDEAELKKILKFFDAMMTPEVANLMYWGIEGTHYTVVDGKAKATDNKELIEREVKGFKDSVIGEYETNGMYQSLNVLPGRIHAEELVLENVKYGVADPTAALDSATYTSKGVELQQIIADATYKYMYGQIDKAGFEKEVENWKSRGGAKIIEEYNAAYKK, from the coding sequence ATGACGAAAAAATCCTTCACCCTGCTCCTGAGCTCGCTGCTGACACTCAGCATGTTGTCCGCTTGCGGCGGTAACAACAACAAAGAGGCAGCCAAAGACCCGGGCGCGAGCGCCGGAACCAATACGGCAGCCGCCACGGATGCGGCCGCTGAGCCGGAGAAGCCGACCGAGATTAAGATTATGCTGCCGCTGAACACTACAGATACTCCACCGGATACGATCAAGAATGAAGTGGAGAAATTGACGAATACGAAGCTGACCTATCAATTCTTCCCGGCCGACACGTATGAGGAGAAGCTGAACTCCTCGTTCGCCACCGGCTCTCTGCCGCAGGTCACGTACCTGAAGAACCAGACGACCTTCCTGCAGATGAAGGAGGCGATCAAGGACGGGCAGTTCTGGGAGATCGGACCGCTGCTCAGCGAATTCCCCAACCTGAACAAGCTGAAGCCGGAAATCCTCAACAATACCAAGGTCGACGGCAAGCTGTACACCTTGTACATCGGCCGCCCGCTGGCACGTCAGGGCATCATCTACCGCAAGGACTGGGCGGATAAGCTGGGGCTGAAAGCACCGGCCAATACCGATGAGCTGTTCGCTATGGCCAAAGCCTTCACCGAGCAGGACCCCGACGGTAACGGGAAAAAGGATACCATCGGCGTGGTGGACCGCAATGAGCTGGTGTACGGTGCATTCAAAACCGTCTCCTCCTGGTTCGGCACTCCGAACAACTGGGCCGAGAAGGATGGACAGCTCGCGCCGGAGTTTACTTTTCCGCAATACATCGATACGATGGATTTCTTCAAAAAGCTTCGTGAAGGCGGTTACATGAACCAGGACTTCGCCGCGACCAGCAAGACAGATGCGGTCAATATGTTCACCAGCGGCAAGGCCGGGCTGTATATCGGCGGCTCGATGCAGGATATCGATTCCCTGAACAAGGACCTGATCAAAAACGTGCCGGATGCCGTGCTGGATACGCACAGTATGGTCGCGGGGCCTGACGGCAAGTTCGCCCAGTGGATGATTCCCGGCTACAACAACGTAGTGCTGTTCCCGAAATCGGCGGTGAAGGATGAAGCAGAGCTGAAGAAGATTCTGAAGTTTTTTGACGCGATGATGACCCCTGAGGTAGCCAATCTGATGTACTGGGGCATTGAAGGCACCCACTATACCGTGGTCGACGGCAAGGCCAAGGCAACTGACAATAAAGAGCTGATCGAACGTGAGGTCAAAGGCTTCAAGGACAGCGTCATCGGCGAATACGAAACGAACGGCATGTATCAGAGTCTGAACGTGCTGCCGGGCCGGATTCATGCGGAGGAGCTGGTGCTGGAGAACGTGAAGTACGGGGTTGCAGATCCTACGGCGGCGCTCGACTCGGCAACCTATACGTCCAAGGGCGTAGAGCTTCAGCAGATTATTGCGGATGCCACATACAAGTACATGTACGGCCAGATCGATAAAGCCGGTTTCGAGAAGGAGGTCGAGAACTGGAAGAGCCGGGGCGGGGCGAAGATTATCGAAGAATACAATGCCGCGTACAAAAAATAA
- a CDS encoding helix-turn-helix transcriptional regulator, producing MQATTTMLSELEEYLRQKGLSITEFAKRSQLHSGTLSNILRRHRPIAIQQLDRITEAMGQEEGYFYDLYIDDYIIRGSSDWRRIGPLLLRCADLNKLDSIQRLARHIMDNLMYAPLLFDTAEELFMAGKKEAAAAIYEIVAEAERYQHSERLALCQFRLFTISLSDDQNRNLWAANRFEPFVERLDEVDQLDALKELANTYRSLQLWDKVDEYAVKMGHKARIQYDLKVQHEHRASESVKLPGRPLFFYIAYSDLLRGNVCDEQGDYEVALGYKYAYSDLSWVSEQGEAVEHWKALFLEWSTANIYITKLLSGDITVLESYVDYINKHRNELVMGLLHILRAANKNQFVIDDTLECYKQELSGILNEIVKGRYSRNLAMDRQASLIYELAYYYLYKGDYSKGFDLLLTAITNFQQINNEKYILESVILFERFRSNANQEIKRQYQTLLLGGDSHEEKGRYTSYGS from the coding sequence TTGCAGGCAACAACTACGATGTTATCGGAACTGGAGGAGTATTTGCGGCAGAAGGGATTATCGATTACGGAATTCGCCAAGCGTTCTCAGCTTCATTCGGGGACACTCAGCAATATCCTTCGCAGACACCGGCCTATTGCGATACAGCAACTGGATCGGATTACCGAGGCCATGGGACAGGAGGAAGGGTACTTCTATGACTTGTATATCGATGACTATATTATTCGTGGTTCCTCAGACTGGAGAAGGATTGGACCGCTATTGCTTCGCTGTGCTGACCTGAACAAGTTGGACAGTATCCAGCGCCTGGCCCGCCACATTATGGACAACCTGATGTATGCGCCCCTGCTGTTTGACACAGCAGAAGAATTATTTATGGCCGGGAAAAAGGAAGCCGCTGCCGCAATCTATGAGATTGTCGCCGAAGCCGAACGCTATCAGCATTCGGAACGGCTGGCGCTATGCCAGTTCAGGTTGTTCACCATTTCGCTAAGTGATGATCAGAACCGGAACCTGTGGGCAGCCAACCGGTTTGAGCCTTTTGTCGAACGGTTGGACGAAGTCGATCAGCTTGATGCACTCAAAGAGCTTGCCAATACATACCGGTCCTTACAGCTCTGGGATAAGGTCGATGAATATGCAGTCAAGATGGGGCATAAGGCTAGAATACAGTATGACCTGAAGGTCCAACACGAACACAGAGCATCCGAATCCGTGAAGCTCCCCGGCAGACCGCTGTTTTTCTATATCGCCTACAGTGACTTGTTGCGGGGTAATGTTTGTGATGAGCAGGGTGACTATGAGGTAGCTTTGGGTTACAAGTATGCATACTCCGATTTAAGTTGGGTAAGTGAGCAGGGAGAAGCAGTAGAACATTGGAAAGCTCTTTTCCTTGAATGGTCAACCGCTAATATCTATATAACAAAGTTACTAAGTGGCGATATTACCGTCTTGGAATCTTACGTTGACTATATTAATAAACACAGAAATGAATTAGTCATGGGATTATTACATATTTTAAGAGCCGCTAATAAAAATCAGTTTGTTATTGATGATACACTGGAGTGTTATAAGCAAGAATTAAGTGGAATATTAAATGAAATTGTTAAAGGAAGATATTCTAGAAACCTTGCCATGGATCGCCAAGCCAGTTTGATTTATGAACTCGCATATTATTATTTATATAAAGGCGATTATTCTAAAGGTTTTGATTTATTATTAACAGCAATCACAAATTTCCAACAGATAAACAATGAAAAGTATATACTGGAAAGTGTAATTCTATTTGAAAGATTTAGAAGTAATGCAAATCAAGAGATCAAGCGGCAGTATCAAACTTTACTTTTGGGAGGAGATTCTCATGAAGAAAAGGGTCGTTATACTTCTTACGGTTCTTAG
- a CDS encoding sugar ABC transporter permease, whose protein sequence is MQEVTAPPRTAPKPKPEKYKSSSELKKRLWRNKLLYVMLIPGVLYFIVFKYLPMYGLIISFQDYKPYQGITGSEWVGMKHFSRLFTEPDFLNILSNTLILFGMNILIYFPIPIILALMLNELRGNFFKRFFQTLVYLPHFMSWVIVVSISFVMVTMDGGIINELLAYFGFAKVNFLLSPGWFRPMYILQVIWREAGWGTIIYLASIAAIDPGLYEASRMDGAGRLRQVWHITLPAIRGVIITLFILKIGSVLDLGFEHVYLLLNSMNREVAEIIDTYVYTAGLRQGQFSYSTAIGFFKSVVGLIMVMTVNKISKKIGEEGVY, encoded by the coding sequence ATGCAGGAAGTGACGGCCCCGCCCCGCACAGCTCCCAAACCGAAGCCGGAGAAATACAAGAGCAGCAGTGAGCTGAAAAAGCGGCTGTGGCGCAACAAATTACTTTATGTGATGCTGATCCCCGGTGTGCTGTATTTCATAGTCTTCAAATATTTGCCGATGTACGGACTGATCATCTCCTTCCAGGATTACAAGCCCTACCAGGGCATTACCGGGAGCGAGTGGGTGGGGATGAAGCATTTCAGCCGGCTGTTCACCGAGCCTGATTTCCTGAACATACTCAGCAATACGCTGATCCTGTTCGGGATGAATATTCTGATTTATTTTCCGATACCGATTATTCTGGCCCTGATGCTTAACGAACTGAGAGGAAATTTCTTCAAAAGATTCTTCCAGACCCTCGTCTACCTGCCGCACTTCATGTCCTGGGTAATCGTCGTCTCGATCTCCTTCGTCATGGTGACGATGGACGGCGGGATTATCAACGAGCTGCTGGCTTACTTCGGCTTCGCCAAGGTGAACTTCCTGCTGAGTCCGGGCTGGTTCCGGCCGATGTATATTCTTCAGGTGATCTGGCGGGAAGCGGGCTGGGGAACAATTATCTATCTGGCCTCCATCGCGGCTATCGATCCGGGGCTCTATGAAGCTTCGCGTATGGATGGAGCGGGACGGCTCCGGCAGGTGTGGCATATCACACTTCCGGCGATCCGGGGAGTTATTATCACCCTGTTCATTCTGAAAATCGGTTCCGTCCTCGACCTGGGCTTCGAGCATGTCTACCTGCTGCTCAACTCCATGAACCGCGAGGTTGCGGAAATTATCGATACGTATGTCTACACCGCCGGACTGCGGCAAGGGCAGTTCAGCTACAGTACCGCCATCGGCTTCTTCAAGTCGGTTGTCGGCCTGATTATGGTCATGACCGTCAATAAGATTTCCAAGAAAATCGGAGAAGAAGGCGTCTATTAA
- a CDS encoding carbohydrate ABC transporter permease, whose amino-acid sequence MVEDRTISGRLFSAVNFILLALIALVTVLPFIHVVAGSFTTSAELAANKFVLIPKVWSLEAYKFIFSTNTIFRALGVSIGVTLVGTLFSMFITALMAYGLSRKDLDGRRVFNFLVVFTMLFHGGMIPTFLVVKELGLIDSYAALILPSAISAFNMIILKNFFQNIPEGLEESAKIDGCNDFGILFKIVLPLSLPAIATISLFYAVTYWNTYMSAILYLDDSAKWPIQVLLRQIVVLASGMDHSATLDGTVPPPDQTIKMAVIVVATLPILMVYPFLQKHFAKGAMLGSMKG is encoded by the coding sequence ATGGTAGAAGACCGCACGATCAGCGGCAGACTGTTCTCTGCCGTCAACTTTATACTGCTTGCACTCATCGCGCTGGTGACAGTGCTTCCGTTCATCCATGTAGTGGCAGGCTCCTTCACGACCAGCGCTGAGCTGGCCGCCAACAAGTTTGTGCTGATTCCGAAGGTGTGGAGCCTGGAGGCGTACAAATTTATTTTTTCCACAAATACGATCTTCCGGGCCCTTGGGGTGTCAATCGGGGTGACGCTGGTGGGCACGCTGTTCAGCATGTTCATCACGGCACTGATGGCCTACGGCCTCTCCCGCAAGGATCTGGACGGACGCCGGGTGTTCAATTTCCTGGTGGTGTTCACGATGCTGTTCCACGGCGGGATGATTCCGACGTTCCTCGTGGTGAAGGAGCTGGGCCTGATCGACTCGTATGCGGCGCTGATTCTGCCTTCGGCGATTAGTGCGTTCAATATGATTATCCTCAAGAATTTTTTTCAGAACATACCGGAAGGGCTGGAGGAATCGGCTAAGATTGACGGCTGCAATGACTTCGGAATTCTGTTCAAAATCGTCCTGCCCCTCTCGCTGCCCGCGATCGCTACAATCTCGCTGTTCTACGCCGTGACGTACTGGAACACGTATATGAGCGCCATTCTGTATCTGGATGACAGTGCCAAGTGGCCGATTCAGGTCCTGCTGCGGCAGATCGTCGTGCTGGCCAGCGGGATGGATCACAGCGCCACACTGGACGGTACGGTTCCGCCGCCGGATCAGACGATTAAGATGGCCGTTATCGTGGTGGCGACGCTGCCGATTCTGATGGTGTATCCGTTCCTGCAGAAGCATTTTGCCAAGGGTGCGATGCTGGGCTCGATGAAGGGCTGA
- a CDS encoding ribbon-helix-helix domain-containing protein translates to MSSKKMGRPPSDNPKSDLIRVRVDQEILSKLDACTEKLQTTRSDIIRKGIEKVFDELQK, encoded by the coding sequence ATGTCGTCCAAAAAGATGGGGCGTCCACCATCTGACAATCCCAAAAGCGATTTAATTCGGGTACGTGTCGATCAAGAGATTTTGAGCAAGCTCGATGCCTGCACTGAGAAGCTCCAAACGACCCGTTCCGATATTATCCGCAAAGGAATTGAAAAGGTGTTTGACGAGCTCCAAAAATAA
- a CDS encoding glycoside hydrolase family 88 protein, which yields MIGSRPQTPMEWAQKACDSLMDTYKAGELPPAHRWHYHQGVFLCGMELLWKKVGEERYIDYIQEYVDDLVDEQGNLYFARDELDAVQAGLLLFNLHERTGKPKYRVAAGKLRHLLLTLNRTAEGGYWHKDKYAHQMWLDGLYMAGVFSLKYANAYGEEGLRDEVLHQERLMRKYMKDETTGLLYHAWDERRRMPWANPETGCSPEFWARSLGWYGLAVSQFMDELPVDDSARAELGVELAGFVHALIRYQDAASGLWYQVVDKGHEPDNWLETSGSCLFVYTLARAVKLGILPEAAAQEAAAAARKGYEGLLQVLEWDEQERLVLPDICIGTGAGDYNSYVTRPKVSNDLHGVGALVMACVEMQELYPAEGADRV from the coding sequence ATGATAGGCAGTCGGCCGCAAACACCGATGGAATGGGCGCAAAAAGCCTGTGATTCACTGATGGATACGTACAAGGCGGGGGAGCTTCCGCCTGCGCACCGCTGGCATTATCACCAGGGCGTGTTCCTGTGCGGAATGGAGCTGCTGTGGAAGAAGGTCGGGGAGGAACGTTATATAGATTACATCCAGGAATATGTGGATGATCTGGTGGATGAGCAGGGCAATTTGTATTTTGCCCGGGATGAGCTGGATGCTGTGCAGGCCGGTCTGCTGCTCTTCAACCTGCATGAACGAACCGGGAAGCCGAAGTACCGGGTGGCGGCCGGGAAGCTGCGCCATCTGCTGCTGACGCTGAACCGGACCGCCGAGGGCGGATACTGGCATAAGGATAAATATGCGCACCAGATGTGGCTTGACGGGCTGTATATGGCCGGGGTTTTCTCGCTGAAGTACGCGAATGCTTACGGTGAGGAAGGCTTGCGCGATGAGGTGCTGCACCAGGAGCGGCTGATGCGCAAGTATATGAAGGATGAGACCACCGGCCTGCTCTACCACGCCTGGGATGAGCGCCGCCGGATGCCGTGGGCTAACCCGGAGACCGGCTGCTCGCCGGAGTTCTGGGCACGCTCGCTCGGCTGGTATGGACTGGCGGTGTCGCAGTTCATGGATGAGCTGCCAGTGGATGATTCCGCGCGGGCGGAGCTGGGAGTAGAGCTGGCCGGGTTCGTGCACGCGCTGATCCGCTATCAGGATGCGGCCAGCGGCCTCTGGTATCAGGTGGTGGACAAGGGACATGAGCCGGATAACTGGCTGGAGACCTCCGGCTCCTGCCTGTTCGTATATACGCTGGCCCGGGCGGTGAAGCTGGGCATTCTGCCGGAAGCGGCGGCGCAGGAGGCGGCAGCAGCAGCGCGCAAAGGCTACGAGGGTCTGCTGCAGGTGCTGGAGTGGGATGAGCAGGAGCGGCTGGTGCTGCCGGACATCTGCATCGGCACCGGAGCGGGAGACTACAACAGCTATGTCACCCGCCCGAAGGTCAGCAACGACCTGCACGGAGTGGGCGCGCTGGTGATGGCCTGCGTGGAGATGCAGGAGCTGTATCCGGCGGAGGGGGCGGACC
- a CDS encoding DUF6809 family protein, which produces MTTILEALYHGQLQPSETIVPSHPEYHSAYQQVTALTEQWRKRLGEQTFRELEEYLDLCDSVNSMHVEAAFHQGFKLGANLLIETMSNRP; this is translated from the coding sequence ATGACAACAATTTTGGAAGCCTTATATCATGGGCAGCTTCAACCCAGCGAAACCATTGTGCCGTCACATCCAGAGTATCATTCTGCATATCAGCAAGTGACTGCACTAACCGAGCAATGGCGTAAACGATTAGGCGAACAAACCTTTCGGGAGCTAGAAGAGTATTTAGATTTGTGTGACAGCGTAAACAGTATGCATGTGGAAGCGGCATTTCATCAAGGGTTCAAGTTGGGGGCAAACCTTCTGATTGAAACAATGAGTAATCGTCCATAA